From a single Brassica rapa cultivar Chiifu-401-42 chromosome A01, CAAS_Brap_v3.01, whole genome shotgun sequence genomic region:
- the LOC103853036 gene encoding senescence-induced receptor-like serine/threonine-protein kinase: MIMTCLTLLLWISITSCVFVQAQDQSGFISIDCGIPDDSSYTDEKTNMKYVSDLGYVESGTSHSIVSDLQTTSLERQFQNVRSFPEGKRNCYSIKPQQGKGFKYLIRTRFMYGNYDGFSRTPEFDLYLGVNLWEPVVLVNETAIVTKEIIYTLPSDHIHVCVVDKNKGTPFLSVLEVRFVKNNTYDTPYEALMLGRRWDFGTTSNLQVRYKDDFYDRIWMPYKSNMKILNTSLTIDETNHNGFRPASIVMRTAISPGNESNPLTLTWSPDDPRSKFYVYMHFAEVQKLQSNETREFDIYVNDDLLAENFRPFYLFTDTRSTPEPVGRTKNEIVIRKTDLSTLPPIINAIEIYQINEFLQLPTDQQDVDTMMKIKMKYGVKKKNWQGDPCVPVDYSWEGLECLHSDNNTSPRLISLNLTSSALTGEIDPAFANLTSINKLDLSNNSLTGEVPDFLTSLVNLTVLNLEGNKLIGSIPAKLLEKSKDGSLSLRYGGNPGLCQSSSCQPTKKKKSGYIVPLVAAVLVLLVLLIVLALFCHFKRRSRRDAISNKLYSNGVNTGPLDIAKRYFNYSEVVEVTNNFERVLGKGGFGKVYHGVLNGDQVAVKVLSEESAQGYKEFRAEVELLMRVHHTNLTSLIGYCNEDNHMSLIYEYMANGNLGDYLSGKSSLILSWEERLQISLDAAQGLEYLHYGCKPPIVHRDVKPTNILLNEKLQAKIADFGLSRSFPVEGTSQVSTVVAGTIGYLDPEYYTTRQMNEKSDVYSFGVVLLEVVTGKPAISRSRTQSVHLSDEVGSMLASGDIRGIVDQRLGGRFEAGSAWKITEIALACASESSAKRPTMSEVVMELKKSVVGKVNDRDSYRDGPVRMVTMNLDTEMVPKAR, encoded by the exons ATGATAATGACATGTCTAACCCTTCTTTTATGGATTTCTATCACAAGCTGTGTTTTTGTTCAAGCTCAAGACCAATCTG GTTTTATTAGTATCGATTGCGGGATACCAGATGATTCAAGCTACACTGATGAGAAAACAAACATGAAATACGTTTCGGATTTGGGTTATGTTGAGTCTGGAACAAGCCATAGCATAGTTTCAGACCTACAAACAACTTCTCTCGAAAGACAGTTCCAAAACGTGAGAAGCTTCCCTGAAGGCAAAAGAAACTGTTACAGTATAAAGCCACAACAAGGGAAAGGTTTCAAGTATTTGATTAGAACCCGTTTCATGTATGGGAACTATGATGGTTTTAGTAGAACACCAGAGTTTGATCTTTATCTTGGAGTCAATCTATGGGAACCTGTTGTTCTTGTCAATGAAACGGCTATAGTAACCAAAGAGATCATTTATACTCTTCCTTCAGACCATATTCATGTCTGTGTTGTTGATAAAAACAAAGGAACTCCGTTTCTGTCTGTCTTGGAAGTAAGGTTTGTGAAGAACAACACGTACGACACTCCGTATGAAGCTCTTATGCTTGGTCGGAGATGGGACTTTGGCACAACAAGCAATCTCCAAGTCAG GTACAAGGATGATTTTTATGATCGGATATGGATGCCTTATAAGTCTAACATGAAGATTTTGAATACATCCCTCACCATCGATGAAACTAACCACAACGGGTTCAGACCTGCGAGTATAGTCATGAGAACTGCGATATCACCAGGAAACGAAAGCAACCCGTTGACGCTTACATGGTCACCGGATGACCCGAGGTCGAAGTTTTACGTATACATGCATTTCGCTGAAGTACAAAAGCTGCAAAGCAACGAGACAAGAGAGTTCGATATATACGTAAATGATGATCTGCTTGCCGAGAATTTCAGACCGTTTTACTTGTTTACAGACACACGCTCCACTCCAGAGCCTGTCGGGAGAACGAAGAATGAGATTGTCATAAGGAAAACAGATCTATCTACTCTTCCACCGATCATCAACGCTATTGAGATTTATCAGATCAATGAGTTCCTTCAGTTACCAACAGATCAACAAGATG ttGATACCATGATGAAGATTAAGATGAAGTAtggagtgaagaagaagaactggCAAGGAGATCCATGTGTTCCAGTGGACTATTCTTGGGAAGGTCTTGAATGTCTCCACAGTGATAACAATACTTCTCCAAGACTCATTTCTCT GAACTTAACCTCTAGTGCATTGACTGGAGAGATTGATCCAGCTTTCGCCAACCTAACATCAATAAACAAATT GGACTTATCAAACAATAGCTTAACGGGAGAAGTACCTGACTTCCTCACCAGTTTAGTAAACTTGACTGTATT AAACTTGGAAGGAAACAAGTTAATTGGTTCCATTCCAGCCAAACTGCTGGAGAAATCAAAAGATGGGTCTCTTTCACTAAG ATATGGTGGAAACCCTGGCCTTTGTCAGTCTTCTTCATGTCAAccgacaaagaagaagaagagtggttACATCGTCCCACTAGTAGCAGCAGTCCTAGTTCTTCTCGTTCTTTTGATCGTATTAGCTTTATTCTGTCATTTCAAGAGAAGATCTCGAAGAGATGCAATCTCAAACAAACTGTATAGTAATGGTGTCAACACCGGACCACTGGACATCGCCAAAAGATACTTTAACTACTCAGAAGTTGTGGAAGTCACAAACAACTTCGAGAGAGTTCTTGGCAAAGGAGGCTTTGGTAAAGTGTACCATGGTGTCTTGAATGGAGATCAAGTGGCTGTCAAAGTACTTTCCGAAGAGTCAGCGCAAGGTTACAAAGAGTTTCGAGCTGAG GTTGAGCTTCTGATGAGAGTCCATCATACAAACTTGACATCTCTTATAGGATACTGCAATGAAGATAACCACATGTCGCTTATATATGAGTACATGGCTAATGGAAACTTAGGAGACTACTTGTCAG gGAAAAGTTCATTAATATTGAGCTGGGAAGAGAGGTTACAGATATCATTAGATGCGGCACAAGGTCTAGAGTATCTCCATTACGGTTGCAAGCCTCCCATAGTTCACAGAGATGTGAAGCCAACTAACATCTTACTCAACGAGAAGCTTCAAGCCAAGATAGCTGACTTTGGTTTATCAAGAAGCTTCCCGGTCGAAGGAACCAGTCAAGTCTCCACCGTTGTCGCTGGAACCATCGGTTACTTAGACCCCGAGTACTACACAACGCGCCAAATGAACGAGAAGAGCGATGTCTACAGCTTCGGAGTGGTTCTTCTTGAAGTGGTAACTGGAAAACCGGCAATCTCACGTTCGAGAACACAGAGCGTGCATCTAAGTGATGAGGTTGGTTCAATGCTGGCCAGTGGAGACATAAGAGGCATTGTGGATCAACGTTTGGGAGGTAGGTTTGAGGCTGGTTCGGCTTGGAAGATCACGGAAATAGCATTGGCTTGTGCCTCTGAGAGTTCTGCAAAGAGACCAACAATGAGTGAAGTTGTTATGGAGCTGAAGAAGAGTGTTGTTGGGAAGGTGAATGATCGAGATAGCTATAGGGATGGTCCTGTAAGAATGGTTACGATGAATCTTGATACTGAAATGGTTCCTAAGGCGAGGTAA
- the LOC103853046 gene encoding uncharacterized protein LOC103853046, with the protein MAEEPQKLSSSASQQPKPEDSGIKPQNPDRAPMYPPGLVPGYDEQTNRGAGIYAVPVHQFGALPSNYLIPLTYNLPTTRPSNETEAGGENQAQAGQGQQQQQPAQQRQVVVVRRFEIAFQLDIFLILKLAAVIFLFNQDGSRQRLAVLVIFATIIYLYQTGALAPFVRWLSQGMHRAAVPPPRPQPPPAAAAAARADNDDPAAAVPLNEAVVPEGQENEGDNGNRANANENVDAGNQGNQWWGIVKEIQMIVFGFITSLLPGFHNID; encoded by the exons ATGGCGGAAGAACCCCAGAAGTTGTCTTCTTCAGCGTCACAGCAACCAAAACCCGAAGATTCTGGGATCAAGCCTCAG AATCCAGATCGAGCTCCAATGTATCCACCAGGTCTTGTTCCCGGATACGATGAACAAACGAACCGTGGAGCTGGGATCTATGCAGTTCCTGTGCATCAGTTTGGAGCTCTTCCCTCTAACTATCTTATCCCTCTCACTTACAATCTTCCCAC AACTAGGCCGAGCAATGAGACTGAGGCTGGGGGAGAGAACCAAGCGCAAGCTGGACAGGGtcagcagcagcaacagccTGCGCAACAGAGGCAAGTTGTTGTTGTACGGAGATTCGAGATCGCCTTTCAGCTTGACATATTCCTCATACTCAAGCTTGCTGCTGTCATCTTTCTGTTCAACCAAGATGGATCCAGACAGAGGCTCGCTGTCCTTGTGATTTTCGCTACCATCATTTACTT ATACCAAACTGGAGCCCTTGCACCTTTTGTCCGATGGCTCTCACAAGGTATGCATAGAGCAGCTGTACCACCACCTCGACCTCAACCACctcctgctgctgctgctgctgccagAGCTGATAATGATGATCCCGCAGCTGCAGTGCCACTAAACGAAGCTGTGGTTCCCG AGGGACAAGAGAATGAAGGCGATAACGGGAACAGAGCAAACGCAAATGAAAATGTGGATGCAGGAAACCAAGGGAATCAGTGGTGGGGAATAGTGAAAGAGATTCAGATGATAGTTTTTGGCTTCATTACTTCACTTCTCCCTGGCTTTCACAACATAGATTAG
- the LOC103853057 gene encoding TBC1 domain family member 5 homolog A, which translates to MFPSEIEPSMPEPDHRFANLRGVRWRVNLGVLPFQASSIDDLRKATAESRRRYASLRRRLLIDPHLSKDLRNSPDLSIDNPLSQNPDSTWGRFFRNAELEKTLDQDLSRLYPEHWRYFQAPGCQGMLRRILLLWCLKHPEYGYRQGMHELLAPLLYVLHVDVERLSEVRKHYEDHFTDKFDGLSFEERDVTYNFDFKKLLEGFADDEEVGGIHGSSKKIVSLDELDPEIKSIVMLSDAYGAEGELGIVLSDKFMEHDAYCMFDALMSGSNGCVSMAGFFAYSPASGSHTGLPPVLEACTAFYNLLSFVDSSLHSHLVELGVEPQYFGLRWLRVLFGREFLLQDLLVVWDEIFSADNTARRDEDDNSTSHSFMIFDSPRGALISGMAVAMILCLRSSLLATENAASCLQRLLNLPEKIDVRKVIEKAKSLQALALDEDVRASALSVNNVFDQSVSPAIPARTNSFPSGSTSPKSPLIITPQSYWEEKWRVLTAEEEKQSPSAPPPKKKASWFKVKRLFRAESEPAHSVKTESKGGLASVARNLLEDFNKQVVSEPEEVVAVNNEDSSVANRVDVVNNEDSEEANREEVVNNEDGSVQEADEANREDAVNNEDGAVEETEERNVDFASAGEESITAVEETSSDVFSDPNSPLRHSNSIENDSDSSTGSILFANEKVEDQETSGVDSPLPVSSQPSIEFPVVQSNDEENTTDLDKSVAVTKERNKPFPGKFQWFWKFGRNLTGEETRSNGVESSKSDLVSSSSPQASSSSSKGETDQNVMNTLKNLGNSMLEHIQVMESVFQQERGQVQAGLVENISKANLVEKGQVTATTALKELRKISNLLLEM; encoded by the exons ATGTTTCCGTCGGAGATCGAGCCATCTATGCCGGAACCTGATCACCGTTTCGCCAATCTCAGAGGCGTACGGTGGCGCGTGAATCTCGGCGTTCTCCCCTTCCAAGCTTCTTCCATCGATGATCTTCGCAAAGCAACTGCCGAATCTCGCAGAag ATACGCGTCTTTAAGGAGACGGCTTTTGATAGATCCGCATTTGTCTAAAGATCTACGAAACTCTCCTGATCTCTCCATAGACAATCCCTTATCTCAAAACCCAG ATAGTACATGGGGTAGGTTCTTTCGCAACGCTGAGCTAGAGAAAACATTGGATCAAGACTTATCAAGGCTATATCCTGAGCACTGGAGGTACTTTCAAGCTCCTGGTTGTCAAGGCATGTTGAGACGTATCTTACTCTTGTGGTGCCTTAAACATCCCGAGTATGGTTATCGACAAG GAATGCACGAGCTTCTGGCTCCTCTTCTCTATGTACTCCACGTTGACGTTGAGCGTCTCTCCGAAGTGCGTAAACACTACGAAGACCATTTCACCGACAAGTTCGACGGCTTATCTTTCGAGGAGAGAGACGTTACTTACAACTTCGACTTCAAGAAGCTTCTTGAGGGTTTCGCCGACGACGAGGAGGTCGGTGGAATCCACGGGAGCTCCAAGAAAATAGTGAGCTTAGACGAGCTGGATCCCGAGATCAAGTCCATCGTGATGCTCAGCGATGCTTACGGAGCGGAAGGAGAGCTGGGGATTGTCTTGTCGGATAAGTTCATGGAGCATGACGCTTACTGCATGTTCGACGCTCTCATGAGTGGTTCTAACGGTTGCGTCTCGATGGCTGGATTCTTCGCTTACTCTCCAGCTAGCGGTTCCCACACTGGTTTGCCTCCGGTTCTCGAGGCCTGCACTGCGTTTTACAATCTTTTGTCGTTTGTGGACTCGTCTCTGCATAGCCATTTGGTTGAACTCGGAGTTGAGCCTCAGTACTTTGGGCTTCGTTGGTTAAGAGTTTTGTTTGGGAGAGAGTTTTTGCTTCAGGATCTGTTGGTAGTGTGGGATGAGATCTTCTCAGCTGATAACACGGCGAGAAGAGATGAGGATGATAACAGTACAAGCCATAGCTTCATGATATTTGATTCTCCACGTGGAGCTTTAATCTCCGGGATGGCGGTGGCGATGATTTTGTGTTTGAGATCTTCTCTGCTCGCTACTGAAAACGCAGCTTCTTGTCTCCAGAGACTGCTCAATCTCCCGGAGAAGATTGATGTGAGGAAGGTCATAGAGAAGGCTAAGTCGTTACAAGCATTGGCTTTAGATGAGGATGTGCGAGCATCAGCTTTGTCTGTGAACAACGTCTTTGATCAGAGCGTGAGTCCTGCGATACCTGCGAGGACTAATAGCTTCCCTTCGGGTTCCACTTCTCCTAAATCTCCGTTGATCATTACTCCACAGAGTTACTGGGAGGAGAAATGGAGAGTTCTTACGGCTGAGGAAGAGAAACAGAGTCCTTCAGCGCCACCGCCGAAGAAGAAGGCGTCATGGTTCAAGGTGAAACGGCTTTTCAGAGCAGAGTCTGAGCCTGCACATAGCGTTAAGACAGAGAGCAAAGGTGGTTTAGCATCAGTGGCGCGGAACTTGCTGGAAGATTTTAATAAGCAGGTTGTTTCTGAACCTGAGGAAGTAGTTGCTGTGAACAATGAAGATAGCTCAGTAGCTAATAGAGTAGATGTTGTGAACAATGAAGATAGCGAGGAAGCTAATAGAGAAGAGGTTGTGAACAATGAAGATGGTTCAGTTCAAGAAGCCGATGAAGCTAATAGAGAAGATGCCGTGAACAATGAAGATGGTGCAGTTGAAGAAACCGAGGAAAGAAATGTGGATTTTGCATCTGCTGGTGAAGAGAGTATAACAGCAGTTGAGGAGACTTCATCTGATGTCTTCTCAGATCCCAACAGTCCACTCAGACATTCAAACTCCATAGAGAATGATTCAGATAGCAGCACCGGGTCGATTCTGTTTGCCAATGAGAAAGTTGAAGATCAAGAAACAAGCGGAGTAGATTCGCCTCTTCCCGTTTCCTCTCAACCGAGCATTGAGTTTCCGGTAGTTCAGTCTAATGACGAAGAGAACACCACAGATTTAGATAAATCTGTGGCCGTGACTAAGGAGCGTAATAAGCCTTTTCCAGGGAAGTTCCAGTGGTTTTGGAAGTTTGGACGCAATCTCACTGGCGAGGAGACAAGATCCAATGGTGTTGAAAGTAGTAAGAGCGATTTGGTTAGCTCTTCTTCTCCGCAGGCTTCATCTTCGAGCAGCAAAGGGGAGACAGACCAGAATGTGATGAATACATTGAAGAATCTTGGTAATTCCATGCTCGAACACATTCAG GTGATGGAGTCTGTTTTCCAGCAAGAACGAGGTCAGGTTCAGGCAGGATTAGTTGAGAACATATCTAAGGCCAACTTGGTCGAAAAGGGACAAGTCACAGCCACGACAGCTCTCAAGGAGCTTCGGAAGATCAGTAATCTTTTGTTGGAAATGTGA
- the LOC103863695 gene encoding uncharacterized protein LOC103863695, producing MGVVMGKDEKVNIPHLYMKLAMDLEKLRNYPWGLYSFDFLLKQIDKTRHKLEQKEGYLMEGFLFGFQIWIMEAVPALGEICGTKVSKNFTGPLCGNWRGCAKCSYEDIIGVENLFPENGILHSFMESHIDGVVLLATDFVQKDEKKDERVYRILDMINSKHDWNNHVWGVKEATNSEFEESGEEKGDDQRADTERGENSHVAGNVDGTADVSGRNKRKHADRGAESRKKNVLCHLAASSKGNIDTDMKNFLEDLVQASFTTFGEKFCQQFSDRLGKIGQFDELINPIGRLLNSKSASVSSKPKSSITIFCNSSRENFNSKASNLPPFFLSTLKLQPEDTTNSQTPHEA from the exons ATGGGTGTGGTGATGGGAAAGGATGAGAAGGTGAATATCCCGCATCTGTACATGAAGTTGGCGatggatttggagaagcttcggAATTACCCATGGGGTCTGTATTCGTTTGATTTCCTTCTGAAGCAAATTGATAAAACAAGGCATAAATTAGAGCAGAAAGAGGGGTATCTGATGGAAGGATTCTTGTTTGGTTTCCAAATTTGGATAATGGAAGCTGTTCCTGCTTTAGGAGAGATTTGTGGCACAAAAGTCAGTAAAAATTTTACAGGTCCACTGTGTGGTAATTGGAGAGGATGTGCAAAATGTTCTTATGAAGATATCATTGGCGTTGAGAACTTATTCCCAGAAAAc GGGATTTTGCATTCATTCATGGAATCCCACATAGATGGAGTGGTCCTTTTGGCAACTGATTTTGTACAGAAGGATGAGAAGAAAGATGAAAGAGTATATCGTATTTTAGATATGATCAATAGTAAACATGATTGGAACAATCATGTTTGGGGAGTAAAAGAAGCTACAAACTCTGAATTTGAGGAATCTGGCGAAGAGAAAGGAGATGATCAAAGAGCTGATACTGAGAGAGGTGAAAATAGTCATGTTGCAGGGAATGTTGATGGCACAGCTGATGTTTCGGGAAGAAACAAGAGAAAGCATGCAGACCGAGGAGCAGAGTCAAGGAAGAAGAATGTTTTGTGCCACCTAGCTGCTTCATCAAAAGGAAATATTGACACAGATATGAAAAATTTCTTGGAGGATCTGGTACAAGCTTCTTTTACTACTTTTGGGGAGAAATTCTGTCAGCAGTTCTCGGACAGGTTGGGTAAGATTGGACAATTTGATGAATTGATCAATCCAATAGGAAGGTTACTCAACTCCAAATCAGCATCTGTTTCTTCAAAACCAAAATCCTCTATAACAATTTTCTGTAACTCTTCCAGAGAAAACTTCAATTCCAAAGCAAGTAACCTTCCCCCTTTCTTTTTATCAACATTAAAACTCCAACCCGAAGATACAACCAATTCCCAAACACCACATGAAGCATAG